The genomic region TTGCCCGCATGGTCGATTACGGGCTGACGCAAGGTATGCTCGAATTCGTCACGGGTCATGTGCTGCGTTATCACCTCATGATTGACGATTTCCTTGCAGGGCAAGATGGGGTCTGGCGCCCCAATTTGGTGCCGCCCTTGGCGCGGGATCGCAAGGTGACCATCTTGGGTCTTGGTGTATTGGGCGCGGCCGCAGCGCAAAGCCTTGCGCAAATTGGCTTTGATGTCGCGGGCTGGTCGCGAAGCCCCAAATCAATCGAAGGCATCGCATGCTATCATGGTGAAGACGGGCTTTTCGATGCATTGCGTCATGCCGAAATATTGGTGACACTTCTGCCCGACACCGCCGCCACGCGCGGGCTGATCAATCAAACCACCCTCGCCGCCCTACCCCACGGGGCCAAGATCATCAATCCAGGACGCGGCAGTTTGATCGAGGATGCTGCACTTTTGGCCGCGCTCGATACAGGCAAGATCGCAGCGGCCACTTTGGATGTTTTCACCATCGAACCCCTGCCTGCCTCACATCCCTATTGGCGCCATCCGCGCGTCACTGTAACCCCGCATATCGCCTCTGCCACAAGGGCCGAGACGGCATCGGAAACCATTGCCGAGAATATCCGCCGTGGTGAGGCGGGTGAGCCATTCTTACATCTGGTGGATCGCGCGGCAGGGTATTAGGCAGCAAAAAGCCCCCATCCTATGCAGCCAGAACGGGGGCGTTTCGCGGTCGTTTTCTCAGTCGTTTGCGGGGATCAGAGATCCATCAACAAACGGCGTGGGTCTTCCAGTGCATCCTTGACGCGGACAAGGAAGGTCACCGCGCCTTTGCCATCGACAATGCGGTGGTCATAGGACAGCGCCAGATACATCATCGGGCGGATTTTGATCTCGCCATTGATGACCATGGGGCGGTCTTGGATTTTATGCATCCCCAAGATACCCGATTGTGGCGGGTTCAAAATGGGCGAAGACATGAGCGAGCCGTAAACCCCACCATTCGAAATGGTGAACGTGCCGCCCTGCATCTCGGCCATAGACAGTTTGCCATCACGCGCGCGCTTGCCCTTTTCGACAATCGCCTTTTCGATTTCGGCAAAAGACATCTGATCGGCGTTACGGATCACTGGCACAACCAGACCCTGTGGCGTGCCTGCCGCGATGCCCATATGCACGAAGTTTTTGTAGACGATGTCGGTGCCATCGATTTCAGCGTTCACCTCAGGCACCTCTTTCAAGGCGTGGATACAGGCCTTGGTGAAGAAGGACATAAAGCCCAAACGCGCGCCGTGCTTCTTTTCGAACTCGTCTTTATAGGCGTTGCGCAGGGCCATCACCTCGGTCATGTCCA from Rhodobacterales bacterium HKCCA1288 harbors:
- a CDS encoding glyoxylate/hydroxypyruvate reductase A, whose product is MPSPTILFAAKSEKWAEYEPALRKALQKTGVDATGLTTEADPAEVDYIIYAPNSGLQDFTPFTRAKAVLSLWAGVEDIVGNETITMPLARMVDYGLTQGMLEFVTGHVLRYHLMIDDFLAGQDGVWRPNLVPPLARDRKVTILGLGVLGAAAAQSLAQIGFDVAGWSRSPKSIEGIACYHGEDGLFDALRHAEILVTLLPDTAATRGLINQTTLAALPHGAKIINPGRGSLIEDAALLAALDTGKIAAATLDVFTIEPLPASHPYWRHPRVTVTPHIASATRAETASETIAENIRRGEAGEPFLHLVDRAAGY